Proteins from one Pagrus major chromosome 1, Pma_NU_1.0 genomic window:
- the crtac1a gene encoding cartilage acidic protein 1a isoform X3: MWGSGLLLLLVGLWHRSHAQSSEPMFQVVTQTMLPPDSLHNPTQLNYGMAVTDVDGDGDLEVVVAGYNGPNLVLKYDRTQNRLINIAVDDSNSPYYALRDRTGAAIGVTACDVDGDGREEIYFLNTNNAYSGKATYSDKLFKFRNGRFEDLLSDELNVRRGVAKSMAGRSVACVDRKGTGRYSIYVANYASGNVGPHALLEMDDAASDVNAGVVALSDVAAEAGVNRLTGVEDRYQHGRGVALADFNGDGKTDIVYGNWNGPHRLFLQGSDSKFRNIATGRFADPSPIRTVIAADFDNDKELDVFFNNIAYRGSAPNRLFRVSRRADADPLIQQLNVGDAAEPQGRGTGGTVTDLDGDGQLDLLLAHGESAQQPISVFKVTQGSSNNWLRVVPRTQFGSFARGAKVTAFTSQSGAHTRIIDGGSGYLCEMEPVAHFGLGNDEVTVLEVSWPDGSSITRSLQPGEMNSVVEVAYPKEGETTALANDTQCGKGYTVKNGRCAGL; this comes from the exons ATGTGGGGCTCAGGTCTGTTGCTCCTCCTGGTCGGACTCTGGCATCGGTCCCACGCCCAGAGCTCCGAGCCCATGTTTCAGGTAGTAACGCAGACGATGCTTCCTCCCGACAGTCTGCACAATCCCACACAACTCAACTATGGGATGGCTGTGACAGACGTGGATGGCGATGGCGACCTGGAGGTGGTTGTGGCAGG GTACAATGGGCCCAACCTGGTGCTGAAGTACGATCGCACTCAAAACAGGCTGATAAACATTGCTGTTGATGACAGTAACTCTCCATACTACGCCCTGAGGGACAGAACAGGGGCTGCTATTGGAGTTACCGCCTGTGATGTTGATGGAGACGGACGTGAGGAGATCTACTTCCTCAACACAAACAATGCCTACTCTG GAAAGGCAACTTATTCAGACAAGCTCTTCAAGTTTCGGAACGGCCGCTTTGAAGATCTTCTGAGCGACGAGCTCAATGTGCGTCGTGGAGTTGCTAAAAGCATGGCAGGACGCTCGGTTGCATGTGTTGACAGAAAG GGAACAGGCCGTTACTCAATATATGTGGCCAACTACGCCAGTGGCAATGTCGGTCCCCACGCTCTCTTGGAAATGGACGATGCTGCCAGTGATGTGAACGCGGGCGTCGTCGCGCTGTCGGACGTGGCTGCAGAGGCCGGGGTCAACAGGTTAACAG GTGTGGAGGATAGGTACCAGCACGGCAGAGGAGTAGCACTGGCAGACTTCAATGGCGATGGGAAGACGGATATTGTGTATGGCAACTGGAACGGCCCGCACAGACTTTTCCTGCAGGGCAGCGACTCTAAATTCCGG AACATTGCTACTGGAAGATTTGCTGATCCTTCACCTATTCGCACAGTCATCGCTGCCGACTTTGACAATGACAAGGAGCTGGACGTGTTTTTCAATAATATTGCTTACAGGGGCAGTGCCCCCAACAGGCTGTTCAG ggTGTCGAGGAGAGCCGATGCAGACCCTTTGATCCAGCAGCTGAACGTTGGAGACGCTGCAGAGCCACAGGGGCGAGGAACAG GTGGCACTGTGACAGACTTGGATGGGGACGGACAGCTGGACCTGCTGCTTGCACATGGGGAGAGTGCCCAGCAGCCCATCTCTGTCTTCAAGGTCACAcag GGCTCGTCCAACAACTGGCTGCGGGTCGTCCCTCGCACCCAGTTTGGCTCTTTCGCCCGGGGAGCCAAGGTAACAGCCTTCACCAGCCAGAGCGGCGCTCACACGCGCATCATTGACGGAGGCTCAGGGTACCTGTGTGAGATGGAGCCTGTGGCACACTTTGGTTTAG GAAACGATGAGGTGACGGTACTGGAGGTCTCCTGGCCAGACGGCAGCTCCATCACTCGAAGCCTCCAGCCGGGTGAAATGAACTCAGTGGTGGAAGTAGCCTATCCCAAAGAAGGGGAAACGACTGCGCTTGCCAACGACACGCAG TGTGGTAAAGGTTACACTGTCAAGAATGGCCGCTGTGCAG gtctgtga
- the crtac1a gene encoding cartilage acidic protein 1a isoform X2, with translation MWGSGLLLLLVGLWHRSHAQSSEPMFQVVTQTMLPPDSLHNPTQLNYGMAVTDVDGDGDLEVVVAGYNGPNLVLKYDRTQNRLINIAVDDSNSPYYALRDRTGAAIGVTACDVDGDGREEIYFLNTNNAYSGKATYSDKLFKFRNGRFEDLLSDELNVRRGVAKSMAGRSVACVDRKGTGRYSIYVANYASGNVGPHALLEMDDAASDVNAGVVALSDVAAEAGVNRLTGGRGVVVGPILSESRSDVFCDNENGYNFLFKNNGDGTFVDMARQAGVEDRYQHGRGVALADFNGDGKTDIVYGNWNGPHRLFLQGSDSKFRNIATGRFADPSPIRTVIAADFDNDKELDVFFNNIAYRGSAPNRLFRVSRRADADPLIQQLNVGDAAEPQGRGTGGTVTDLDGDGQLDLLLAHGESAQQPISVFKVTQGSSNNWLRVVPRTQFGSFARGAKVTAFTSQSGAHTRIIDGGSGYLCEMEPVAHFGLGNDEVTVLEVSWPDGSSITRSLQPGEMNSVVEVAYPKEGETTALANDTQVRRTDPRHEL, from the exons ATGTGGGGCTCAGGTCTGTTGCTCCTCCTGGTCGGACTCTGGCATCGGTCCCACGCCCAGAGCTCCGAGCCCATGTTTCAGGTAGTAACGCAGACGATGCTTCCTCCCGACAGTCTGCACAATCCCACACAACTCAACTATGGGATGGCTGTGACAGACGTGGATGGCGATGGCGACCTGGAGGTGGTTGTGGCAGG GTACAATGGGCCCAACCTGGTGCTGAAGTACGATCGCACTCAAAACAGGCTGATAAACATTGCTGTTGATGACAGTAACTCTCCATACTACGCCCTGAGGGACAGAACAGGGGCTGCTATTGGAGTTACCGCCTGTGATGTTGATGGAGACGGACGTGAGGAGATCTACTTCCTCAACACAAACAATGCCTACTCTG GAAAGGCAACTTATTCAGACAAGCTCTTCAAGTTTCGGAACGGCCGCTTTGAAGATCTTCTGAGCGACGAGCTCAATGTGCGTCGTGGAGTTGCTAAAAGCATGGCAGGACGCTCGGTTGCATGTGTTGACAGAAAG GGAACAGGCCGTTACTCAATATATGTGGCCAACTACGCCAGTGGCAATGTCGGTCCCCACGCTCTCTTGGAAATGGACGATGCTGCCAGTGATGTGAACGCGGGCGTCGTCGCGCTGTCGGACGTGGCTGCAGAGGCCGGGGTCAACAGGTTAACAG GTGGACGCGGGGTGGTGGTTGGACCGATCCTGAGTGAGTCGAGGTCGGATGTGTTCTGTGACAACGAAAACGGATACAACTTCCTGTTCAAGAATAATGGAGATGGGACTTTTGTTGATATGGCCAGACAGGCAG GTGTGGAGGATAGGTACCAGCACGGCAGAGGAGTAGCACTGGCAGACTTCAATGGCGATGGGAAGACGGATATTGTGTATGGCAACTGGAACGGCCCGCACAGACTTTTCCTGCAGGGCAGCGACTCTAAATTCCGG AACATTGCTACTGGAAGATTTGCTGATCCTTCACCTATTCGCACAGTCATCGCTGCCGACTTTGACAATGACAAGGAGCTGGACGTGTTTTTCAATAATATTGCTTACAGGGGCAGTGCCCCCAACAGGCTGTTCAG ggTGTCGAGGAGAGCCGATGCAGACCCTTTGATCCAGCAGCTGAACGTTGGAGACGCTGCAGAGCCACAGGGGCGAGGAACAG GTGGCACTGTGACAGACTTGGATGGGGACGGACAGCTGGACCTGCTGCTTGCACATGGGGAGAGTGCCCAGCAGCCCATCTCTGTCTTCAAGGTCACAcag GGCTCGTCCAACAACTGGCTGCGGGTCGTCCCTCGCACCCAGTTTGGCTCTTTCGCCCGGGGAGCCAAGGTAACAGCCTTCACCAGCCAGAGCGGCGCTCACACGCGCATCATTGACGGAGGCTCAGGGTACCTGTGTGAGATGGAGCCTGTGGCACACTTTGGTTTAG GAAACGATGAGGTGACGGTACTGGAGGTCTCCTGGCCAGACGGCAGCTCCATCACTCGAAGCCTCCAGCCGGGTGAAATGAACTCAGTGGTGGAAGTAGCCTATCCCAAAGAAGGGGAAACGACTGCGCTTGCCAACGACACGCAGGTACGCAGAACGGATCCGCGGCATGAACTCTGA
- the crtac1a gene encoding cartilage acidic protein 1a isoform X1, producing the protein MWGSGLLLLLVGLWHRSHAQSSEPMFQVVTQTMLPPDSLHNPTQLNYGMAVTDVDGDGDLEVVVAGYNGPNLVLKYDRTQNRLINIAVDDSNSPYYALRDRTGAAIGVTACDVDGDGREEIYFLNTNNAYSGKATYSDKLFKFRNGRFEDLLSDELNVRRGVAKSMAGRSVACVDRKGTGRYSIYVANYASGNVGPHALLEMDDAASDVNAGVVALSDVAAEAGVNRLTGGRGVVVGPILSESRSDVFCDNENGYNFLFKNNGDGTFVDMARQAGVEDRYQHGRGVALADFNGDGKTDIVYGNWNGPHRLFLQGSDSKFRNIATGRFADPSPIRTVIAADFDNDKELDVFFNNIAYRGSAPNRLFRVSRRADADPLIQQLNVGDAAEPQGRGTGGTVTDLDGDGQLDLLLAHGESAQQPISVFKVTQGSSNNWLRVVPRTQFGSFARGAKVTAFTSQSGAHTRIIDGGSGYLCEMEPVAHFGLGNDEVTVLEVSWPDGSSITRSLQPGEMNSVVEVAYPKEGETTALANDTQCGKGYTVKNGRCAGL; encoded by the exons ATGTGGGGCTCAGGTCTGTTGCTCCTCCTGGTCGGACTCTGGCATCGGTCCCACGCCCAGAGCTCCGAGCCCATGTTTCAGGTAGTAACGCAGACGATGCTTCCTCCCGACAGTCTGCACAATCCCACACAACTCAACTATGGGATGGCTGTGACAGACGTGGATGGCGATGGCGACCTGGAGGTGGTTGTGGCAGG GTACAATGGGCCCAACCTGGTGCTGAAGTACGATCGCACTCAAAACAGGCTGATAAACATTGCTGTTGATGACAGTAACTCTCCATACTACGCCCTGAGGGACAGAACAGGGGCTGCTATTGGAGTTACCGCCTGTGATGTTGATGGAGACGGACGTGAGGAGATCTACTTCCTCAACACAAACAATGCCTACTCTG GAAAGGCAACTTATTCAGACAAGCTCTTCAAGTTTCGGAACGGCCGCTTTGAAGATCTTCTGAGCGACGAGCTCAATGTGCGTCGTGGAGTTGCTAAAAGCATGGCAGGACGCTCGGTTGCATGTGTTGACAGAAAG GGAACAGGCCGTTACTCAATATATGTGGCCAACTACGCCAGTGGCAATGTCGGTCCCCACGCTCTCTTGGAAATGGACGATGCTGCCAGTGATGTGAACGCGGGCGTCGTCGCGCTGTCGGACGTGGCTGCAGAGGCCGGGGTCAACAGGTTAACAG GTGGACGCGGGGTGGTGGTTGGACCGATCCTGAGTGAGTCGAGGTCGGATGTGTTCTGTGACAACGAAAACGGATACAACTTCCTGTTCAAGAATAATGGAGATGGGACTTTTGTTGATATGGCCAGACAGGCAG GTGTGGAGGATAGGTACCAGCACGGCAGAGGAGTAGCACTGGCAGACTTCAATGGCGATGGGAAGACGGATATTGTGTATGGCAACTGGAACGGCCCGCACAGACTTTTCCTGCAGGGCAGCGACTCTAAATTCCGG AACATTGCTACTGGAAGATTTGCTGATCCTTCACCTATTCGCACAGTCATCGCTGCCGACTTTGACAATGACAAGGAGCTGGACGTGTTTTTCAATAATATTGCTTACAGGGGCAGTGCCCCCAACAGGCTGTTCAG ggTGTCGAGGAGAGCCGATGCAGACCCTTTGATCCAGCAGCTGAACGTTGGAGACGCTGCAGAGCCACAGGGGCGAGGAACAG GTGGCACTGTGACAGACTTGGATGGGGACGGACAGCTGGACCTGCTGCTTGCACATGGGGAGAGTGCCCAGCAGCCCATCTCTGTCTTCAAGGTCACAcag GGCTCGTCCAACAACTGGCTGCGGGTCGTCCCTCGCACCCAGTTTGGCTCTTTCGCCCGGGGAGCCAAGGTAACAGCCTTCACCAGCCAGAGCGGCGCTCACACGCGCATCATTGACGGAGGCTCAGGGTACCTGTGTGAGATGGAGCCTGTGGCACACTTTGGTTTAG GAAACGATGAGGTGACGGTACTGGAGGTCTCCTGGCCAGACGGCAGCTCCATCACTCGAAGCCTCCAGCCGGGTGAAATGAACTCAGTGGTGGAAGTAGCCTATCCCAAAGAAGGGGAAACGACTGCGCTTGCCAACGACACGCAG TGTGGTAAAGGTTACACTGTCAAGAATGGCCGCTGTGCAG gtctgtga